In the Methylophilus sp. 5 genome, one interval contains:
- a CDS encoding phospholipid-binding protein MlaC: MKKWWMAVAMWLLSGVAMAGMTPDQLVKKTADDVIEVIKNDKDIQAGNQQKIFALAEEKILPNFDFEKVSRLVLGKNWTNATPEQKTAFQAEFKTLLMRTYATALSKYKNQTIEYKPFRMEAGADSATVKTAIQQPGGDPISVDYSLGKKADDWKVFDIVIEGVSLVTNYRSQFAQEIRQNGLDSLTKKLADKNKAATGK; this comes from the coding sequence TGGCTGGAATGACCCCGGATCAGCTGGTGAAGAAAACAGCTGATGATGTGATTGAAGTCATCAAAAATGACAAAGACATCCAGGCTGGCAATCAGCAAAAGATTTTTGCCTTGGCAGAAGAAAAGATTTTGCCTAACTTTGACTTTGAAAAAGTCTCTCGCTTAGTGCTGGGTAAAAACTGGACCAATGCGACACCAGAGCAAAAAACAGCTTTTCAGGCTGAGTTCAAAACCTTGTTGATGCGTACATATGCTACTGCATTGTCCAAGTACAAAAATCAAACGATCGAGTACAAACCTTTTCGTATGGAAGCCGGTGCTGACAGTGCAACGGTAAAAACCGCGATTCAGCAACCGGGTGGTGATCCGATTAGCGTCGATTACAGCCTGGGTAAAAAAGCGGATGACTGGAAAGTATTTGATATCGTGATTGAAGGTGTAAGCCTGGTCACTAATTACCGTAGCCAGTTTGCGCAAGAGATTCGCCAGAATGGCCTGGACAGTTTGACCAAAAAATTGGCCGACAAAAACAAGGCGGCCACCGGTAAGTAA
- a CDS encoding lipid asymmetry maintenance protein MlaB encodes MAQITQQQNTLSFSGNLLINNISETVSQLQALRLDSPLTLDFSKVNEVDTVAVSLILEIQRQLHHQHSQASPVSVIGVPENLRSLMQLYGVDGFLLN; translated from the coding sequence GTGGCTCAAATTACGCAACAACAGAATACATTGAGTTTCAGTGGTAATTTGCTGATTAACAATATCAGTGAAACTGTGAGCCAGTTGCAAGCTTTGCGTCTTGATTCACCGCTGACACTGGATTTTTCAAAGGTGAATGAAGTGGATACGGTGGCTGTCAGTTTGATTCTGGAGATTCAGCGGCAACTGCATCATCAGCATTCGCAAGCCAGTCCCGTGTCGGTGATTGGGGTGCCGGAAAACTTGCGGAGTCTGATGCAACTTTACGGTGTCGACGGATTTTTGTTGAATTAA
- a CDS encoding ABC transporter ATP-binding protein translates to MAAAIEITGITKRYGQFEALRGIDLHIEQGEFFALLGPNGAGKSTLINLLAGLLQPSSGSIRIMGHDVQTDAQRARSALGVVPQELVFDPFFNVREMLRFQAGYFGHGPENDAWIDEVIEGLGLTDKAHTNMRQLSGGMKRRALIAQALAHKPPVIVLDEPTAGVDVELRQMLWAFIQKLNQQGHTIILTTHYLEEAEALCERVAMMKQGRIVALDTTRALLKSHAAKQLCLRLSGTLPSQLQPLLKQYHGDEVVLALSELTQVEMVLSVLREAKVDILDMQLQEVDLEDVFLNLVGKQSGGAA, encoded by the coding sequence GTGGCTGCAGCCATTGAGATTACAGGCATTACCAAGCGCTACGGGCAGTTTGAGGCCCTTAGAGGGATAGACTTGCACATCGAGCAAGGGGAATTTTTTGCCTTGTTAGGCCCTAATGGGGCGGGTAAGTCTACCTTGATTAACCTGCTGGCAGGTTTGCTGCAACCCAGCAGTGGCAGCATCCGCATCATGGGGCATGATGTGCAAACCGACGCGCAGCGCGCGCGCAGTGCCTTGGGTGTGGTGCCACAAGAGCTGGTATTTGACCCGTTTTTTAATGTGCGCGAAATGTTGCGCTTTCAGGCCGGGTATTTTGGGCATGGTCCTGAAAATGACGCCTGGATCGATGAAGTGATCGAGGGGCTTGGCCTGACAGATAAAGCGCATACCAATATGCGCCAGCTGTCTGGTGGCATGAAACGGCGCGCGCTGATTGCGCAGGCGCTGGCGCACAAGCCGCCGGTGATTGTGCTCGATGAGCCGACTGCCGGGGTGGATGTCGAGTTGCGGCAAATGCTGTGGGCATTTATTCAAAAGCTCAATCAGCAGGGTCACACCATTATTCTGACCACGCATTATCTCGAAGAGGCTGAAGCGCTCTGTGAGCGTGTGGCTATGATGAAGCAAGGTCGGATTGTGGCACTGGATACCACGCGTGCGTTGCTGAAAAGTCATGCAGCAAAACAGCTTTGCTTGCGTCTTTCTGGCACGTTGCCAAGCCAATTGCAGCCCTTGCTCAAGCAGTATCATGGCGATGAAGTAGTGCTTGCGTTATCTGAGTTGACGCAGGTTGAAATGGTGTTAAGCGTGTTGCGCGAGGCCAAGGTGGATATTCTGGATATGCAATTGCAGGAGGTCGATCTGGAGGATGTGTTTTTGAATCTGGTTGGTAAGCAGAGCGGGGGGGCGGCATGA
- a CDS encoding ABC transporter permease — MKWLNPFFWLDDKVSPRWRGVYTLFKKELLRFWRVAFQTIASPILTALLYLLIFSHVLESHVKVYDQVSYTAFLVPGLMMMSLLQNAFANSSSSLIQSKVMGNIVFLLLTPINTLQFFVAFLAASMIRGLLVGLSIYLVAWCFVSVPTVYPGWIIAFALLGSALLGTFGIIAGIWADKFDQMAAFQNFVIMPLTFLSGVFYSIHSLPPFWQAVSQLNPFFYMIDGFRYGFFGHGDVSPWLSLAVVGSFLLALAWLCLKMLKSGYKLRS, encoded by the coding sequence ATGAAGTGGCTCAATCCGTTCTTTTGGCTCGACGATAAAGTCAGCCCACGCTGGCGTGGTGTCTACACGCTGTTTAAAAAAGAATTATTGCGTTTTTGGCGGGTGGCGTTTCAAACCATTGCTTCCCCCATTTTGACTGCATTGCTATACCTGCTGATTTTTTCGCATGTGCTGGAGTCGCATGTCAAAGTCTACGATCAGGTCAGTTATACCGCTTTTTTGGTGCCTGGCCTGATGATGATGTCCTTGCTGCAAAACGCGTTTGCTAACAGCTCGTCTAGCCTGATCCAGTCTAAAGTCATGGGCAATATTGTCTTTTTACTGCTGACGCCGATTAATACGCTGCAGTTTTTTGTGGCGTTTTTGGCGGCGTCTATGATCCGTGGCTTACTGGTGGGATTGAGCATTTACCTGGTGGCGTGGTGTTTTGTGTCGGTGCCTACGGTGTACCCTGGCTGGATCATCGCCTTTGCTTTGCTGGGCAGCGCCTTGCTGGGCACGTTTGGCATTATTGCTGGTATTTGGGCCGACAAGTTTGACCAGATGGCGGCTTTTCAGAACTTTGTCATCATGCCGTTGACCTTTTTGTCTGGTGTGTTTTACTCCATTCACTCGTTGCCACCGTTCTGGCAGGCCGTCTCGCAATTAAATCCATTTTTCTACATGATAGATGGTTTCCGTTACGGCTTTTTTGGCCATGGCGATGTCTCTCCCTGGCTTAGTCTGGCTGTTGTCGGTAGCTTCTTGCTGGCATTAGCGTGGCTATGCCTAAAGATGTTAAAATCCGGTTATAAATTACGCAGTTAG
- a CDS encoding BolA family protein, which translates to MLTAAQLEVYIRSGLACDYLKVNGDDGTHFDAVIVSPEFEGKRMVQQHQLVYAALGDRMRAEIHALSMQTYTPTQWQQQQA; encoded by the coding sequence GTGTTAACAGCAGCGCAACTTGAGGTATACATCCGTAGTGGCTTGGCATGCGACTACCTGAAAGTGAATGGCGATGACGGCACCCATTTTGATGCGGTGATTGTCAGCCCGGAGTTTGAAGGTAAACGCATGGTTCAGCAGCATCAATTGGTTTACGCAGCGCTGGGTGACCGCATGCGTGCCGAGATACACGCGTTGTCTATGCAAACCTATACCCCGACGCAATGGCAGCAACAGCAAGCCTAG
- the grxD gene encoding Grx4 family monothiol glutaredoxin, whose product MDVQAQIKDTVSNNKVVLYMKGNPKFPQCGFSSVATQILTACGVEYVTIDVLQDMDVREGIKQYANWPTIPQLYVDGEFIGGADIMRSMYQSGELQTLLAKA is encoded by the coding sequence ATGGACGTACAAGCACAAATTAAAGACACCGTGAGCAATAACAAAGTGGTGTTGTATATGAAGGGTAACCCTAAATTTCCGCAATGTGGTTTTTCCAGCGTGGCGACGCAAATCCTGACCGCCTGTGGTGTTGAGTATGTCACCATTGACGTATTGCAAGACATGGATGTCCGTGAAGGCATCAAGCAGTATGCTAACTGGCCAACCATTCCACAGCTTTATGTGGATGGCGAATTTATTGGCGGCGCCGATATTATGCGCAGCATGTATCAGAGTGGTGAACTGCAAACCTTGTTGGCGAAAGCGTAA
- the murA gene encoding UDP-N-acetylglucosamine 1-carboxyvinyltransferase has protein sequence MDKLIIEGGVQLHGEVVVSGAKNAALPILCAGLLAETPFTLTGVPELRDVASTLQLLDTMGVKVSKNGDQVTLDASDVASFEATYEMVKTMRASILVLGPLLARFGTARVSLPGGCAIGSRPVDLHIKGLQAMGAAMHITHGYIQASTLHLPNRRLQGAKYYMDVVTVTGTENLMMAATLAQGTTVLENAAKEPEVVDLAECLNKMGAKITGAGTDAITIVGVERLTGAQHHVVCDRIEAGTYMVAAAMTGGEVTLKNARADLLEAVIEKLREAGATISHDSNSITVKSNGKLKAVNVRTAPHPAFPTDMQAQFMAMNTVAEGVCTVIETIFENRFMHVQELQRMGANIDVQGNTAMVQGVSALEGANVMATDLRASAGLVLAGLVADGETVIDRIYHLDRGYEKLEEKLNQLGAKVRRSN, from the coding sequence TTGGACAAACTGATTATTGAAGGCGGCGTGCAACTGCATGGCGAAGTTGTCGTGTCTGGCGCTAAAAATGCCGCCTTGCCGATTTTATGTGCTGGTTTGCTGGCCGAAACACCCTTTACCTTAACTGGTGTGCCTGAATTACGCGATGTGGCATCCACGCTGCAGTTGCTGGATACCATGGGTGTGAAAGTGAGCAAAAATGGTGATCAGGTGACGCTGGATGCCAGTGATGTGGCCTCGTTTGAAGCGACCTATGAAATGGTGAAAACCATGCGGGCCTCGATTCTGGTATTGGGTCCGTTGCTGGCGCGCTTTGGCACTGCGCGCGTGTCTCTGCCCGGGGGCTGTGCTATCGGCTCGCGCCCGGTAGATCTGCATATTAAAGGGTTGCAAGCTATGGGCGCTGCCATGCATATTACGCATGGCTATATCCAGGCCAGCACCTTGCACTTGCCTAACCGCCGTTTGCAAGGGGCCAAGTACTACATGGATGTGGTCACCGTCACCGGCACCGAAAACCTGATGATGGCCGCCACCCTAGCGCAAGGCACCACTGTGCTTGAGAATGCAGCCAAGGAGCCAGAAGTGGTCGACCTGGCTGAGTGCCTGAATAAAATGGGGGCCAAAATTACTGGCGCTGGCACCGATGCCATTACGATAGTGGGTGTTGAGCGCCTGACCGGTGCACAGCACCATGTGGTCTGTGACCGCATTGAAGCAGGCACCTATATGGTTGCGGCGGCAATGACCGGCGGCGAAGTCACCTTGAAAAATGCGCGTGCCGATTTGCTCGAGGCTGTGATTGAAAAGCTGCGTGAAGCAGGCGCGACCATTAGCCATGACAGTAATAGCATTACGGTTAAAAGCAATGGCAAGTTAAAGGCAGTCAATGTGCGTACGGCGCCGCATCCGGCTTTTCCAACCGATATGCAGGCACAGTTTATGGCCATGAATACGGTGGCAGAGGGTGTTTGTACCGTGATTGAGACCATCTTTGAAAACCGGTTTATGCATGTGCAGGAGCTGCAGCGCATGGGCGCCAATATTGACGTGCAGGGGAATACTGCCATGGTGCAGGGTGTGTCTGCGCTGGAAGGTGCTAATGTGATGGCGACTGATTTGCGCGCCTCGGCTGGCCTGGTGTTAGCGGGTTTGGTGGCTGACGGTGAAACAGTGATTGACCGCATTTACCATCTTGACCGTGGCTATGAAAAGCTGGAAGAAAAACTGAATCAACTGGGCGCCAAAGTGCGCAGATCGAATTAA
- the hisG gene encoding ATP phosphoribosyltransferase — MITIALSKGRIFEETTPLLAAAGIHALEDPESSRKLILPTNRADVRLVIVRATDVPTYVQYGAADLGIAGKDVLDEHGGEGLYQPLDLNIAKCKMMVAVRDDFDYEASIRQGARLKVVTKYVKTAREHFAAKGMHVDLIKLYGSMELGPLVGLADAIVDLVSTGGTLRANQLKAVEEVGAISSRLVVNQASFKVNRPLLQPIIDSFARAIQKD; from the coding sequence ATGATTACTATTGCACTCAGTAAAGGGCGCATTTTTGAGGAAACCACGCCGTTATTGGCTGCTGCAGGCATACATGCGCTTGAAGACCCTGAATCTTCGCGCAAGCTGATTTTGCCTACCAACCGTGCCGATGTGCGTTTAGTGATTGTGCGCGCTACCGATGTGCCAACCTATGTGCAATATGGCGCTGCAGATTTGGGCATTGCGGGTAAGGATGTGCTGGACGAGCATGGTGGAGAAGGCTTGTATCAACCGTTGGACCTGAATATTGCCAAATGCAAGATGATGGTCGCGGTGCGAGATGACTTTGATTACGAAGCCAGTATTCGTCAGGGCGCGCGTCTTAAAGTGGTGACCAAGTATGTGAAAACTGCGCGCGAGCATTTTGCCGCCAAAGGCATGCATGTGGACTTGATCAAGCTATACGGCTCGATGGAGCTGGGTCCACTGGTTGGCTTGGCAGATGCCATTGTCGATTTGGTGAGCACTGGCGGCACTTTACGCGCCAACCAGCTGAAAGCGGTAGAAGAGGTGGGCGCGATTAGCTCGCGTCTGGTGGTGAATCAAGCCTCTTTCAAGGTGAACCGTCCGCTGCTACAACCGATTATTGACAGTTTTGCTAGAGCTATTCAAAAAGATTAG
- the hisD gene encoding histidinol dehydrogenase, with the protein MKIKRLNTQNADFEAELKALLAFETAQDDSIDQVVANILKDVRTRGDAAVLEYTNRFDKTNAASVAALEIPQAELHAALNGLPAVQREALQAAADRVRSYHEKQVMQSWQYTEADGTLLGQQVTALDRVGLYVPGGKAAYPSSVLMNAIPAKVAGVQELVMVVPTPNGEKNPLVLAAAAVCGVDRVFCLGGAQAVGALAYGTETVPQVDKIVGPGNAYVAAAKRRVFGVVGIDMVAGPSEILVISDGHSNPDWTAMDLFSQAEHDELAQAILLSPSAEFLDQVQASIERQVGEMPRQEIIRTSLQNRGALIQVKDLAEAAEICNYIAPEHLELSMDDALAFSKQIRHAGAIFMGRDTCEALGDYCAGPNHVLPTSRTARFSSPLGVYDFQKRSSLIMVSAAGAQTLGKIAATLAYGEGLQAHARSAEYRLK; encoded by the coding sequence ATGAAGATTAAACGTTTAAATACACAGAATGCGGATTTTGAGGCTGAGTTAAAAGCATTGTTAGCTTTTGAAACAGCGCAGGATGACAGCATCGACCAGGTGGTCGCCAACATCCTCAAGGATGTGAGAACGCGTGGCGATGCTGCCGTGCTCGAGTACACCAATCGTTTTGATAAAACCAATGCAGCCAGTGTGGCGGCTTTGGAAATTCCGCAGGCTGAGTTGCATGCGGCTTTAAATGGCCTGCCAGCGGTGCAACGCGAAGCCTTACAAGCGGCGGCTGATCGCGTGCGTAGCTACCACGAAAAACAAGTTATGCAGTCCTGGCAATACACCGAAGCTGACGGGACCTTGCTTGGTCAGCAGGTGACCGCGCTGGACCGTGTTGGTTTATATGTGCCAGGCGGCAAAGCGGCTTATCCATCGTCTGTGCTGATGAACGCGATCCCGGCCAAAGTGGCTGGTGTGCAAGAGTTGGTGATGGTGGTGCCTACGCCCAATGGTGAGAAGAATCCATTGGTGCTGGCGGCGGCTGCCGTTTGTGGGGTCGATCGTGTCTTTTGTTTAGGTGGCGCGCAAGCTGTGGGCGCGTTGGCATATGGCACCGAGACTGTGCCGCAAGTAGATAAAATTGTCGGGCCAGGCAATGCCTATGTGGCGGCAGCAAAACGACGTGTGTTTGGTGTGGTCGGCATTGATATGGTGGCCGGGCCGTCAGAAATTCTGGTCATTAGTGATGGCCACAGCAACCCGGACTGGACCGCGATGGACTTGTTTAGCCAGGCCGAGCACGATGAATTGGCGCAAGCGATTTTATTGTCACCAAGTGCTGAGTTTTTAGATCAAGTACAAGCGAGTATTGAGCGCCAGGTAGGCGAGATGCCACGCCAAGAGATTATTCGCACCTCGCTACAAAACCGCGGTGCCTTGATTCAAGTAAAGGACCTGGCTGAGGCCGCCGAGATTTGTAACTACATAGCCCCTGAGCACCTGGAGTTATCCATGGATGATGCGTTGGCGTTTAGCAAGCAGATCAGACACGCCGGGGCCATTTTTATGGGGCGTGATACCTGTGAGGCATTAGGCGACTACTGTGCTGGGCCTAATCACGTCTTGCCAACCTCGCGTACCGCGCGCTTCAGCTCGCCATTAGGGGTGTATGATTTTCAAAAGCGTTCTAGCCTGATTATGGTTTCTGCTGCAGGTGCGCAAACGCTGGGAAAAATTGCCGCCACTCTGGCGTATGGTGAAGGCTTGCAGGCACACGCACGCAGTGCCGAATATCGTTTGAAATAA
- the hisC gene encoding histidinol-phosphate transaminase, translating into MSQYWSRLVHSLTPYVPGEQPKLQNLVKLNTNENPYGPSPKVIAALQAEAADSLRLYPDPDSSRLKAEIAKYHGLQANQVFVGNGSDEVLAHVFQALLKHDQPLLYPDITYSFYPVYCGLYGIDFETVPLNAQFEIAVDDYLRPNGGIIFPNPNAPTGIPVALSEIERLLKANTQSVVVIDEAYVDFGTESAVALVNQYPNLLVTHTYSKSRSLAGLRVGYAVGNATLIEALIRVKDSFNSYPIDRFAEAGAIAALQDEAYFQQTRQQVIAARDQLVLDLQSLGFEVLPSGANFIFTRHAKYAGDQLAAALREQAVIVRHFKKPARIADFLRITIGNTSQNQALMQALRALLLA; encoded by the coding sequence ATGAGTCAATATTGGAGTCGCCTCGTACACAGCTTGACGCCTTATGTGCCCGGCGAGCAGCCTAAACTGCAAAACCTGGTCAAGCTGAATACCAACGAAAACCCTTATGGGCCTAGCCCCAAAGTGATTGCTGCCTTGCAGGCAGAGGCAGCAGATAGTTTGCGTTTGTACCCAGACCCAGACTCTAGTCGCCTGAAGGCGGAGATTGCTAAGTATCATGGCTTGCAGGCCAATCAGGTATTTGTAGGTAATGGCTCCGATGAAGTGCTGGCGCATGTGTTTCAAGCCTTGCTTAAGCACGATCAGCCGCTGCTTTACCCGGATATTACTTATAGTTTTTATCCGGTGTATTGTGGCCTTTACGGCATTGACTTTGAAACGGTGCCATTGAATGCGCAGTTTGAGATTGCCGTTGACGATTACTTGCGCCCTAATGGCGGCATTATCTTTCCTAACCCCAACGCGCCAACGGGTATCCCGGTTGCGCTGAGCGAGATAGAGCGCTTGTTAAAAGCCAACACGCAATCAGTGGTGGTGATTGATGAGGCCTATGTCGATTTTGGCACTGAGTCGGCAGTGGCGCTGGTCAATCAATATCCCAATTTGCTGGTGACGCATACTTATTCAAAGTCGCGTTCTCTGGCCGGTCTGCGGGTCGGCTACGCCGTCGGCAACGCGACATTGATTGAAGCCTTGATTCGCGTCAAAGATAGCTTTAACTCCTATCCGATTGATCGTTTTGCTGAGGCTGGGGCAATTGCTGCATTGCAAGATGAAGCCTATTTTCAGCAAACACGTCAGCAAGTGATTGCTGCGCGCGATCAACTGGTGCTTGATTTGCAGTCGTTGGGCTTTGAAGTACTGCCCTCAGGCGCCAACTTTATTTTCACGCGCCATGCCAAATATGCGGGCGATCAACTAGCCGCGGCTTTGCGTGAGCAGGCTGTGATTGTACGTCATTTCAAAAAGCCTGCCCGGATTGCTGACTTTTTGCGGATTACCATAGGCAACACCTCTCAAAATCAGGCCTTGATGCAGGCATTGCGCGCCCTTCTGTTGGCTTAA
- the hxlA gene encoding 3-hexulose-6-phosphate synthase gives MAQTQMALDSLDFDATIALAAKVAPHVDILEIGTPCIKHNGIELLKALRSKFPNNKILVDLKTMDAGFYEAEPFYKAGADICTVLGTADIGTIKGVIDAANKYGKEAQIDLINVKDKKARTLEVVKLGAHIIGVHTGLDQQAAGQTPFADLGLVSGLKTGAKVSVAGGVKAATTKQVVDAGADIVVAGAAIYGAADPAAAATEITKIAHGSGAATKGGNKLLPWIIAAVAAVLVFSLLGKKSEEAAPAAEAPAAEEVAPVDAAPAAEAPAAEEAAPAEAAPATEEAK, from the coding sequence ATGGCACAAACCCAGATGGCATTGGATTCATTGGATTTCGACGCAACAATCGCTTTGGCAGCTAAAGTTGCACCACACGTTGATATTCTGGAAATTGGTACCCCTTGTATCAAACACAACGGTATCGAATTGTTGAAAGCATTGCGTTCAAAATTTCCTAACAACAAAATTTTGGTTGACCTGAAAACCATGGATGCTGGCTTCTACGAAGCTGAGCCATTCTACAAAGCAGGTGCTGATATTTGTACCGTTTTGGGTACTGCAGACATCGGTACGATCAAAGGTGTGATCGACGCTGCCAACAAATATGGCAAAGAAGCGCAAATCGACCTGATCAACGTTAAAGACAAAAAAGCCCGTACGCTGGAAGTGGTTAAATTGGGTGCACACATTATTGGTGTTCACACTGGTTTGGACCAACAAGCGGCTGGTCAAACACCATTTGCTGACCTGGGTCTGGTATCCGGTCTGAAAACAGGCGCTAAAGTGTCTGTTGCTGGTGGCGTTAAAGCTGCAACAACTAAACAAGTGGTTGATGCTGGTGCTGATATCGTGGTTGCCGGTGCGGCTATCTACGGTGCTGCTGACCCAGCTGCTGCTGCAACTGAAATCACTAAAATTGCTCACGGTTCTGGTGCAGCAACTAAAGGTGGTAACAAATTGCTGCCATGGATCATTGCTGCTGTTGCTGCTGTATTGGTATTCTCATTGCTGGGCAAGAAATCTGAAGAGGCTGCGCCTGCTGCTGAAGCACCAGCTGCTGAAGAAGTGGCTCCAGTTGATGCAGCACCTGCCGCAGAAGCGCCAGCTGCTGAAGAGGCTGCGCCTGCTGAAGCTGCTCCAGCGACTGAAGAAGCTAAATAA
- the hisB gene encoding imidazoleglycerol-phosphate dehydratase HisB, protein MSRQAEVTRNTLETQITVSINLDGTGQSDLHSGLGFLDHMMDQIARHGMIDLKVHANGDLHIDAHHTVEDIGITLGQAFTKALGDKKGLTRYGHSYVPLDEALSRVALDLSGRPGLAFDCTFTRAMIGEFDVDLIHEFFQGFVNHALVTLHIDNLKGHNAHHQAETIFKAFGRALRVAATPDPRMAGLMPSTKGAL, encoded by the coding sequence ATGTCACGTCAAGCTGAAGTCACGCGTAATACGCTAGAAACACAAATTACCGTCTCGATTAACCTCGATGGCACTGGTCAATCGGACTTGCATAGTGGCCTGGGCTTTTTAGACCATATGATGGATCAAATTGCGCGCCATGGCATGATTGATTTAAAAGTACATGCCAACGGCGATTTGCATATTGATGCGCATCATACTGTTGAAGATATCGGCATCACGCTGGGCCAGGCCTTTACCAAAGCGTTGGGCGACAAAAAAGGCTTGACCCGTTACGGTCACAGCTATGTGCCGCTGGACGAAGCCTTGAGCCGCGTAGCGCTTGATTTATCCGGCCGTCCTGGCCTGGCGTTTGATTGCACGTTTACGCGTGCCATGATTGGCGAGTTTGATGTAGACCTGATTCATGAATTCTTTCAGGGCTTTGTTAATCATGCGCTGGTCACGCTGCATATTGATAACCTCAAAGGCCATAATGCGCACCATCAGGCAGAGACTATTTTTAAAGCTTTTGGTCGTGCACTACGTGTGGCTGCGACCCCAGATCCACGTATGGCAGGATTAATGCCATCTACCAAGGGTGCGTTATAA
- the hisH gene encoding imidazole glycerol phosphate synthase subunit HisH yields the protein MSRLQVAIVDYGMGNLRSVANAFKAVAPAVSVAVTSDPEQIAQAERVVFPGQGAMPDCIRELDARHLRQAVIEATQQKPFLGICIGLQMLFEHSEEGDVPGLGVYPGEVKRFPSERMLDAHGAKLKVPHMGWSQVHQTQAHALWSEIPDQARFYYVHSYYVAPDESALTAATTEYPFEYTGAIARDNVFAVQFHPEKSANAGLQLLRNFVNWKP from the coding sequence ATGAGTCGCTTGCAAGTTGCCATCGTAGATTATGGCATGGGTAATTTAAGATCAGTGGCCAACGCGTTTAAAGCGGTGGCACCTGCCGTCTCTGTTGCGGTCACGAGTGATCCTGAGCAAATTGCGCAAGCTGAGCGCGTGGTGTTTCCTGGCCAGGGCGCGATGCCGGATTGTATTCGTGAACTCGATGCACGCCATTTACGCCAGGCAGTGATAGAAGCAACACAGCAAAAGCCATTTTTAGGCATTTGTATCGGCTTGCAGATGCTGTTTGAGCACTCTGAAGAAGGCGATGTGCCGGGCTTGGGCGTGTATCCTGGCGAAGTGAAGCGGTTTCCGTCCGAACGTATGCTGGATGCGCATGGTGCTAAACTGAAAGTGCCACACATGGGCTGGAGCCAGGTGCATCAAACCCAGGCGCATGCGCTGTGGTCAGAGATTCCAGATCAGGCGCGTTTTTATTATGTGCATAGTTATTATGTGGCGCCAGACGAATCTGCTTTAACGGCAGCCACTACCGAGTATCCATTTGAGTATACTGGCGCGATTGCACGTGATAACGTATTTGCCGTACAGTTTCACCCGGAAAAGAGCGCCAATGCAGGCTTGCAACTTTTGCGTAATTTTGTAAACTGGAAACCCTAA
- the hisA gene encoding 1-(5-phosphoribosyl)-5-[(5-phosphoribosylamino)methylideneamino]imidazole-4-carboxamide isomerase, whose amino-acid sequence MLIIPAIDLKDGHCVRLKQGLMEESTVFSEDPGAMARHWVDKGGKRLHLVDLNGAFAGKPVNEAAIKSIVAAVGGDIPIQLGGGIRDLDTIERYLDDGISYVIIGTAAVKNPGFLHEACYAFPGQIMVGLDAKDGKVAVDGWSKLTGHDVIDLAKKFEDYGVESIVYTDIGRDGMLTGVNIEATVALAQALTIPVIASGGVTNLDDVRKLCDVQDEGIIGTITGRAIYEGTLDFSAAQQLADQLSGQK is encoded by the coding sequence ATGTTAATTATTCCAGCAATTGATTTGAAAGATGGCCACTGCGTTCGTTTGAAACAGGGCCTGATGGAAGAGTCCACAGTATTTTCCGAAGACCCGGGCGCCATGGCCAGACATTGGGTAGATAAGGGCGGTAAGCGTTTGCATCTGGTGGATTTGAACGGTGCTTTTGCCGGTAAGCCGGTCAATGAAGCGGCGATCAAGTCGATTGTGGCCGCGGTGGGTGGGGATATTCCTATTCAGTTAGGTGGCGGCATTCGCGACCTCGATACCATAGAGCGCTACCTCGATGATGGCATCAGCTATGTCATTATCGGCACCGCCGCCGTGAAAAACCCGGGCTTCTTGCACGAAGCTTGCTACGCCTTCCCGGGTCAGATCATGGTTGGCCTGGACGCCAAGGATGGCAAAGTCGCTGTCGATGGCTGGTCTAAGTTAACCGGGCATGATGTCATTGACCTGGCGAAAAAGTTTGAAGATTACGGGGTTGAGAGCATTGTCTACACCGACATCGGCCGCGACGGTATGTTGACGGGTGTCAACATTGAAGCGACGGTTGCATTGGCGCAGGCGCTCACGATTCCTGTGATTGCCAGCGGCGGTGTGACTAACCTGGACGATGTACGCAAGCTGTGTGATGTTCAGGATGAGGGCATTATCGGCACCATCACCGGCCGGGCTATTTATGAAGGCACCTTGGATTTTTCGGCGGCACAACAACTGGCAGACCAGTTAAGCGGTCAAAAATAA